Proteins found in one Mangifera indica cultivar Alphonso chromosome 15, CATAS_Mindica_2.1, whole genome shotgun sequence genomic segment:
- the LOC123197428 gene encoding glucan endo-1,3-beta-glucosidase 2-like — protein MALLTTLILLLAVLSAVRADEEPFIGVNIGTDLSDMPHPTQVVALLKAQQIRHVRLYDADRGMLVALANTGIQVLVSVPNEQLLGIGQSNSTAANWVSKNIVAHYPATNITGICVGSEVLTTLPSAAPVLVNAMKFIQSALIASDLDRHIKVSTPLPPSLILDPFPPSQAFFNHSWNPVLLPMLNFLQSTGSYLMLNVYPYYDYILSNGVIPLDYALFKPLPPSKEAVDSNTLVHYSNVFDATVDAAYFAMAFLNFTNIPVVVTESGWPSKGDSNEPDATLENANTYNSNLIRHVLNKTGTPKHPGVAVSTYIYELYNEDTKPGPISEKNWGLFDANGDPVYILRLTGAGAVLANDTTNQTYCTAKDGADPKMLQAALDWACGVGKVDCSPLQQGKPCYEPDNVITHATYAFDTYYHQMGKTPEACDFNGVAAITTTDPSHGSCMFPGSLGRNGSFVNITAPSMNSTAVSSSYKIYSNEALRSILTLIFVLICSVIFL, from the exons ATGGCTCTGCTTACCACTCTTATTCTTCTTTTAGCCGTGTTATCCGCTGTAAGAGCCGACGAAG AACCTTTCATTGGTGTAAATATTGGAACCGACCTCTCAGACATGCCACATCCTACTCAAGTAGTAGCCCTACTAAAAGCCCAGCAAATCCGACATGTCCGGCTATATGACGCTGATCGGGGGATGCTAGTTGCACTAGCAAACACAGGAATTCAGGTCCTTGTTTCTGTCCCAAATGAACAACTCCTAGGAATTGGTCAATCAAATTCTACTGCAGCCAATTGGGTGTCCAAGAATATTGTGGCACATTATCCAGCGACAAACATCACAGGCATATGTGTAGGTTCAGAGGTTCTAACCACTCTCCCAAGTGCAGCACCAGTTCTTGTAAATGCCATGAAGTTCATTCAGTCAGCCCTCATTGCGTCTGATTTAGATCGCCATATAAAAGTTTCAACGCCCCTTCCTCCGTCCTTAATTCTTGATCCTTTCCCACCTTCCCAAGCCTTCTTCAACCATTCATGGAATCCAGTTTTGCTCCCCATGCTAAATTTCCTGCAGTCCACGGGTTCGTATCTCATGCTCAACGTATATCCATACTATGATTATATTCTCTCTAATGGTGTGATTCCATTGGATTATGCGCTCTTTAAGCCTCTCCCTCCAAGCAAAGAAGCTGTCGACTCTAACACACTTGTTCATTATTCCAATGTCTTTGATGCTACCGTGGATGCAGCATACTTTGCAATGGCATTTTTGAACTTCACTAATATTCCTGTTGTAGTGACTGAATCAGGCTGGCCATCAAAAGGCGATTCCAATGAGCCGGATGCAACTTTGGAAAATGCAAACACTTACAACAGCAATTTAATAAGGCATGTGCTGAACAAAACCGGAACTCCGAAACACCCTGGAGTTGCCGTTAGTACTTATATCTATGAGCTCTATAATGAGGATACAAAACCTGGACCAATCTCTGAGAAGAACTGGGGACTGTTTGATGCAAATGGAGATCCTGTTTACATATTACGCTTGACTGGTGCTGGAGCAGTGTTAGCTAATGATACTACAAACCAAACTTATTGCACTGCCAAGGACGGTGCTGATCCTAAGATGCTGCAGGCAGCATTAGATTGGGCATGTGGAGTGGGAAAGGTTGATTGCTCGCCTTTGCAGCAGGGAAAACCCTGCTATGAGCCTGACAATGTGATCACACATGCAACTTATGCTTTCGACACTTACTATCATCAGATGGGGAAGACCCCTGAGGCCTGTGATTTCAATGGGGTGGCTGCAATCACCACGACAGATCCAA GTCACGGTTCCTGTATGTTCCCAGGAAG CCTCGGTAGGAATGGTTCATTTGTAAATATCACAGCCCCATCTATGAATTCCACAGCAGTTTCTTCTTCCTACAAGATTTACAGCAATGAAGCATTAAGAAGTATCTTGACATTAATATTTGTACTAATCTGCAGTGTTATTTTCCTGTAG
- the LOC123198335 gene encoding GDSL esterase/lipase At5g37690-like, translating to MAKQRLVFAFSVIFSTVLTIASGASLVTFVFGDSLTEVGNNNHLQYSLARSDYPWYGIDFSGGQATGRFTNGRTMGDIISEKLGITSPPPYLSLAINDDALLKGVNYASGGAGILNETGLYFIQRLTFDDQINYFKDTKESIRAKIGDVAANKLCNEAMFFVGIGSNDYVNNFLQPFLPDGQQYTHDEFVELLISTLDGQLSKLYQLGARKLILHGLGPLGCIPSQRVKSKTGKCLKQVNKWVKEFNSKAQTLIASLNKRLPSARFLFADTYPAVFDLIARPTAYGFKISNTSCCNVDTSVGGLCLPNSNMCKNRKDYVFWDAFHPSDAANQVLADELFSSVFSGSPAPAPQPH from the exons ATGGCGAAACAAAGGCTGGTTTTTGCCTTCTCAGTCATTTTCTCAACTGTCTTAACAATTGCTTCTGGTGCATCACTCGTCACCTTTGTGTTTGGAGACTCACTGACAGAAGTGGGCAACAATAATCATCTGCAATATTCTCTTGCGAGGTCGGATTATCCTTGGTATGGCATTGATTTTTCCGGAGGACAGGCGACCGGAAGATTCACCAACGGAAGGACTATGGGTGACATAATAT CTGAAAAACTTGGCATCACATCACCCCCACCGTATCTCTCTTTGGCTATAAATGATGATGCATTGCTCAAAGGGGTTAATTATGCATCCGGTGGAGCCGGAATTCTCAATGAGACCGGATTATACTTC ATTCAAAGGTTGACCTTTGATGATCAAATAAATTACTTCAAAGACACCAAGGAATCAATCAGGGCGAAAATAGGAGACGTGGCTGCAAACAAACTGTGCAATGAGGCGATGTTCTTTGTTGGAATTG GAAGTAATGACTATGTCAACAATTTCTTGCAGCCCTTCTTGCCAGATGGCCAACAATACACACACGATGAGTTTGTCGAGCTCTTGATATCAACCTTAGATGGCCAACTTTCG aagCTGTACCAACTGGGAGCACGAAAGTTGATCCTGCATGGATTAGGTCCTCTGGGGTGCATTCCATCACAGAGAGTGAAATCAAAGACAGGCAAATGCTTGAAGCAagtgaataaatgggtgaaggAATTCAACTCCAAAGCCCAAACACTCATAGCCTCTCTAAATAAACGCCTCCCCAGTGCAAGATTCTTGTTTGCAGATACTTACCCAGCAGTCTTTGATTTGATTGCCAGACCCACTGCTTATG GTTTTAAAATCTCCAATACTTCATGCTGCAATGTGGACACAAGCGTGGGAGGCTTGTGTCTGCCCAATTCAAATATGTGCAAAAATCGGAAAGATTATGTGTTTTGGGATGCGTTTCATCCTTCTGATGCGGCGAATCAAGTGCTCGCCGACGAACTCTTTTCCAGCGTATTTTCCGGGTCTCCTGCTCCTGCCCCCCAGCCCCATTGA